From one Candidatus Woesearchaeota archaeon genomic stretch:
- a CDS encoding ATP-dependent helicase has protein sequence MLEFKEKPNTAEEIDNILNPIVKKWFYSRFKAYSLPQLYGVMEIHSRKNILISAPTGATKTLTGFLSILNELVDSSEKSILEDKIYCIYISPLKALSNDILVNLVQPLKEMEAIADKKLNIRVGVRTGDTTAAEKSKMLKTPPHILITTPESLALMLSSSKFVEHLKNVQWCIIDEIHALAENKRGVHLSLSVERLAALSSHMTRIGLSATISPLEEIAKFLVGYDEGKVRDCVIVDVQFIKELDLKVLSPVENLIDIEYAYMHDALYTLIDKLVQDHKTTLIFTNTRSATERVVDHLKEKFPKNYTENIGAHHGSLSKFLRQNIEQRLREGKIKVVVCSTSLELGIDIGFIDLVILLGSPKSVARALQRTGRSGHQLHSKTMGRIIVLDRDDLIECAVLLKSAVERKIDKIHIPVNCLDVLAQQIFGIAIADKIQINDLFRMIRSSYCYKDLPWEDFLEIIKYLSGEFASLESRHVYAKIWHDKETGMIGRRGRLSRVLYMTNIGTIPEEMFITVKVGEETIGHLDEGFLEKLRQGDSFVLGGNVYEFKFSRGMVAQVSASVHRPPTIPSWISEMLPLSFDLALDIGRFRRLMSEKFCANKTKDEILEFINSYLYVDKYAANSIYEYFREQFEYATIPSDKRIIVEHFNNENGSHLIFHSLFGRRVNDCLSRAIAYIAGQLSHHDVEIGMNDNGFFIRTKKGISIEQIIKVLKKSNFDEIAKLSIEQTEILKRRFRHCAARALMILRNYKGHQKRVGRQQVSSMILMSALKRISNNFPILKEARREVLEDLMDVQNAKLVIDQVNEGKIKIEEITTTVPSPFAFNLIIQGYTDVLKMEDRMEFLKRMHQMVMAKIALKKND, from the coding sequence ATGCTCGAATTCAAGGAAAAGCCAAACACAGCCGAGGAAATAGACAATATTTTAAACCCTATTGTAAAAAAATGGTTTTACAGCAGATTCAAGGCTTATTCCCTGCCGCAGTTGTATGGTGTTATGGAAATACACAGCAGGAAAAATATCCTGATTTCAGCTCCGACAGGAGCAACAAAAACATTAACTGGATTCCTGTCAATTTTAAACGAGCTTGTTGATTCCTCTGAAAAAAGCATTCTGGAAGACAAGATATACTGCATTTACATTTCGCCTTTGAAGGCATTGTCAAATGACATTCTTGTAAACCTTGTGCAGCCATTGAAAGAAATGGAAGCAATAGCAGATAAAAAATTAAACATCAGGGTTGGAGTCAGAACAGGCGATACAACAGCAGCAGAGAAATCAAAGATGCTCAAAACCCCGCCGCACATATTGATAACCACTCCCGAAAGCCTTGCATTAATGCTTTCTTCTTCAAAATTTGTAGAGCATCTTAAAAATGTGCAGTGGTGCATTATTGATGAGATCCATGCACTGGCTGAGAACAAGCGCGGAGTTCATCTTTCTTTGTCAGTTGAAAGGCTGGCAGCATTATCCTCGCATATGACAAGAATCGGATTATCTGCTACAATTTCTCCTCTAGAAGAGATTGCAAAATTTCTTGTTGGCTATGATGAAGGAAAAGTTAGAGATTGTGTTATTGTTGATGTACAGTTCATAAAAGAATTGGATTTAAAAGTTTTATCTCCTGTTGAAAATTTGATTGACATTGAATATGCATATATGCATGACGCGCTTTATACTTTAATAGACAAGCTTGTGCAGGATCACAAAACAACACTGATATTTACAAATACAAGGAGCGCAACTGAAAGAGTTGTCGATCACCTGAAAGAAAAATTTCCTAAAAATTATACAGAAAACATTGGTGCGCATCATGGCAGCCTGAGCAAATTCCTGAGGCAAAACATTGAGCAAAGATTAAGGGAAGGAAAAATAAAGGTTGTTGTCTGCTCAACCTCGCTTGAATTAGGCATAGACATCGGCTTTATTGATTTGGTGATTCTTCTCGGCTCTCCTAAATCGGTTGCCAGGGCATTGCAGAGAACAGGAAGAAGCGGCCACCAGTTGCATTCCAAAACAATGGGCAGGATAATTGTGCTTGACAGGGATGATCTGATAGAATGCGCTGTTCTGCTTAAATCTGCAGTTGAAAGAAAAATAGACAAGATACATATTCCGGTTAACTGCCTTGATGTCCTTGCGCAGCAGATATTTGGCATTGCAATTGCGGACAAGATCCAGATAAATGATTTGTTCAGGATGATAAGGTCATCATACTGCTATAAAGATCTTCCATGGGAGGATTTTCTCGAGATAATAAAATATCTTTCAGGGGAATTTGCAAGCCTGGAATCAAGGCACGTCTATGCAAAGATATGGCATGACAAGGAAACAGGAATGATCGGAAGAAGAGGCAGGCTCAGCAGAGTTCTTTATATGACGAATATCGGAACAATTCCTGAAGAAATGTTCATAACAGTAAAAGTTGGCGAGGAAACAATAGGCCATTTGGATGAAGGATTTTTGGAAAAATTAAGGCAGGGTGACAGTTTTGTTTTGGGCGGAAATGTTTATGAATTCAAGTTCAGCAGGGGAATGGTTGCCCAGGTTTCAGCCAGCGTGCACAGGCCGCCAACTATTCCGTCATGGATCAGCGAGATGCTGCCTTTATCTTTTGACCTTGCTCTCGATATCGGCAGATTCAGAAGATTGATGAGCGAGAAATTCTGCGCAAACAAAACAAAAGATGAAATACTCGAATTCATAAATTCCTATCTTTATGTTGACAAATATGCTGCTAACTCAATTTACGAATATTTCAGGGAGCAGTTTGAATATGCAACAATTCCAAGCGACAAAAGGATAATTGTAGAGCATTTCAATAATGAGAACGGCAGCCATTTGATATTTCATTCTTTGTTCGGAAGAAGGGTCAATGACTGCCTGTCAAGAGCCATCGCATATATCGCAGGGCAATTATCGCACCATGATGTTGAAATCGGAATGAATGACAACGGGTTTTTTATAAGAACTAAAAAAGGAATAAGTATTGAGCAGATAATCAAAGTCCTGAAAAAATCAAATTTTGATGAAATTGCAAAGCTTTCAATAGAGCAGACTGAAATTTTGAAGAGAAGATTCAGGCATTGCGCAGCGCGTGCTTTGATGATATTGAGGAATTACAAAGGCCATCAGAAAAGGGTTGGAAGGCAGCAGGTCAGCTCTATGATACTGATGTCTGCATTAAAAAGAATCAGCAACAATTTTCCGATATTGAAGGAAGCAAGACGGGAAGTTTTAGAGGATCTGATGGATGTCCAGAATGCAAAGCTCGTGATTGATCAGGTAAATGAAGGAAAAATAAAAATCGAGGAGATAACAACAACTGTGCCAAGCCCGTTTGCATTTAATCTGATCATACAGGGCTACACAGATGTTCTTAAGATGGAAGACAGAATGGAGTTTCTGAAGAGGATGCATCAGATGGTGATGGCGAAGATAGCGCTGAAGAAAAATGACTGA